From Xenopus laevis strain J_2021 chromosome 7L, Xenopus_laevis_v10.1, whole genome shotgun sequence, one genomic window encodes:
- the trim28.L gene encoding tripartite motif containing 28 L homeolog (The RefSeq protein has 2 substitutions compared to this genomic sequence): protein MASVVNCPVCKHQCFQKDIVENYFLKVDPSSEPVTETIQRCTSCDDNTVANSYCVECTEWLCETCVEAHQRVKYTKDHTIKVKSSSKKEAEGTVYCPLHKNEPLMLYCETCDTLTCRDCQLQGHKDHQYQFVEDAVKNQRKILSALVKRLGEKHTSLQKSTKEAQTSIRQVSDLQRRLQVDVKMAILHIMKELNKRGKLLVNDMQKVTEGHQDKLEKQHWAMNKLQKHQEHILRFATWALESDNNTALLLSKKLIHFQLHRALKVIVDPVESLGDLKFQWDADTWTKHAEFFGKIVSDKTGVLQSSSGSLAAQSINSASSQQMDDFGSSAEGVSSGFDTLIGQKRGRSSEGGVNELLKKVPRVSLERLDVDLNPDTQPPVFKVFPGNTNEDYNLIVIERGNLPGEAVVKEEAMETGIPIPTTDRSEKSLVIRPDGLTETLPPAIRPPSAASDAASSDFKGVSSGGLYEGVSGARCKVCQKEGVLLTCGQCRSLFHRDCHLPSVMEITSGVWKCMLCQDLTSKNDQPPVDSSRLSPSDQKKCERLLLEMLCHEPCRPFHRLSSGSDNDPMIDLTLIRAKLQQKRSPSYITPEAFVRDVWVMFRNVSKLAEDKAVVQSIIELQSFFEARLNHLFGDRKFSCLLRDFLSESEQQSGTQRSSPMSTTSESLSSVRNNSGQD from the exons ATGGCTTCAG TAGTCAATTGCCCCGTATGCAAGCACCAGTGCTTCCAGAAGGACATTGTTGAGAACTACTTTCTGAAAGTGGATCCCTCCTCTGAACCTGTAACTGAAACAATTCAG AGATGTACCAGCTGTGATGACAATACTGTGGCAAATAGTTACTGCGTGGAGTGCACAGAGTGGCTGTGTGAGACCTGTGTGGAGGCACATCAGCGAGTGAAATACACAAAGGATCATACCATCAAAGTTAAaa GTTCTTCCAAAAAAGAAGCAGAGGGAACAGTTTATTGTCCTTTGCATAAAAATGAACCTCTCATGCTTTATTGTGAAACCTGTGATACTTTAACGTGCCGGGACTGCCAGCTACAGGGACACAAAGATCACCA GTACCAGTTTGTAGAGGATGCTGttaaaaatcaaagaaagataCTTTCTGCTTTGGTCAAGCGGCTGGGGGAAAAGCACACTTCTCTACAGAAATCTACTAAAGAGGCTCGAACTTC GATTCGTCAAGTGAGTGATTTGCAAAGGAGACTGCAAGTAGACGTAAAGATGGCAATCTTGCACATAATGAAGGAACTTAATAAACGTGGAAAACTTCTAGTGAATGATATGCAG aaagTCACAGAAGGACATCAGGATAAACTAGAAAAGCAGCACTGGGCTATGAACAAGTTGCAGAAGCATCAAGAGCACATCCTTAGGTTTGCTACGTGGGCCCTGGAAAGTGACAACAACACAGCCTTGTTGCTTTCAAAGAAACTG ATACATTTTCAGTTGCATCGTGCTCTAAAAGTTATTGTTGATCCGGTTGAGTCTTTGGGTGATTTAAAGTTCCAGTGGGACGCTGATACCTGGACAAAACATGCAGAGTTTTTTG GTAAAATCGTATCTGACAAAACAGGTGTTCTTCAGTCGTCTTCTGGATCGTTGGCAGCCCAGTCTATAAATTCTGCATCATCTCAG CAAATGGATGATTTTGGCTCTTCTGCAG AGGGAGTATCTTCTGGATTTGATACACTCATTGGCCAGAAAAG agGGCGTAGTTCCGAAGGGGGTGTAAATGAACTTTTAAAGAAAGTTCCTCGTGTCAGCTTAGAGCGCTTGGATGTGGACCTTAATCCTGACACTCAGCCACCAGTCTTCAAAGTTTTCCCAGGAAATACAAATGAAGATTATAATTTAATTGTAATTGAGAGGGGGAATCTTCCTGGAGAAGCAGTTGTGAag GAAGAAGCCATGGAAACGGGCATCCCTATCCCTACAACTGACCGCTCTGAAAAGTCTTTGGTCATTCGCCCAGACGGCTTGACAGAAACTCTGCCTCCTGCAATCCGCCCGCCTAGTGCAGCTAGTGATGCGGCTTCCTCTGATTTTAAAGGAGTGAGCAGCGGTGGATTATATGAAGGGGTCAGTGGTGCCCGTTGTAAAGTGTGTCAGAAGGAAGGAGTGCTGCTCACATGTGGCCAGTGTAGAAGCCTTTTCCACAGAGACTGCCACCTACCATCAGTCATGGAAATTACAAG TGGAGTGTGGAAGTGCATGTTATGCCAGGATCTCACCTCCAAAAATGATCAACCACCTGTAGATTCCAGTCGTCTGTCTCCATCTGATCAGAAG AAATGTGAACGTCTGTTGTTGGAAATGCTTTGTCATGAGCCTTGCCGGCCTTTCCACAGGTTATCCTCGGGTTCG GACAACGATCCTATGATTGACCTAACACTTATTCGTGCCAAACTGCAGCAGAAGCGATCCCCTTCCTATATCACACCTGAAGCTTTTGTTAGAGACGTGTGGGTGATGTTCAGAAACGTGAGCAAACTTGCAGAG GACAAAGCGGTGGTACAGTCGATCATTGAGCTGCAGTCTTTCTTCGAAGCAAGACTCAACCATCTTTTTGGAGACCGCAAGTTCTCCTGTCTCCTGAGGGATTTTTTAAGCGAGTCTGAGCAGCAAAGCGGTACACAAAGAAGTTCCCCAATGAGCACAACCAGCGAGAGCCTATCATCTGTCAGAAACAACACTGGGCAGGATTAA
- the trim28.L gene encoding tripartite motif containing 28 L homeolog isoform X3 produces the protein MSVAAARDKRSVQSTDNGNGGSGEPDGQELLENCGVCKNQLRADTEPQLLPCLHSVCRDCLPPATPAPELPSNSGDMASAVVNCPVCKHQCFQKDIVENYFLKVDPSSEPVTETIQRCTSCDDNTVANSYCVECTEWLCETCVEAHQRVKYTKDHTIKVKSSSKKEAEGTVYCPLHKNEPLMLYCETCDTLTCRDCQLQGHKDHQYQFVEDAVKNQRKILSALVKRLGEKHTSLQKSTKEARTSIRQVSDLQRRLQVDVKMAILHIMKELNKRGKLLVNDMQKVTEGHQDKLEKQHWAMNKLQKHQEHILRFATWALESDNNTALLLSKKLIHFQLHRALKVIVDPVESLGDLKFQWDADTWTKHAEFFGKIVSDKTGVLQSSSGSLAAQSINSASSQQMDDFGSSAEGVSSGFDTLIGQKRGRSSEGGVNELLKKVPRVSLERLDVDLNPDTQPPVFKVFPGNTNEDYNLIVIERGNLPGEAVVKEEAMETGIPIPTTDRSEKSLVIRPDGLTETLPPAIRPPSAASDAASSDFKGVSSGGLYEGVSGARCKVCQKEGVLLTCGQCRSLFHRDCHLPSVMEITSGVWKCMLCQDLTSKNDQPPVDSSRLSPSDQKKCERLLLEMLCHEPCRPFHRLSSGSDNDPMIDLTLIRAKLQQKRSPSYITPEAFVRDVWVMFRNVSKLAEDKAVVQSIIELQSFFEARLNHLFGDRKFSCLLRDFLSESEQQSGTQRSSPMSTTSESLSSVRNNTGQD, from the exons ATGTCGGTAGCTGCAGCGCGTGACAAGCGGAGCGTCCAAAGCACCGACAATGGCAATGGAGGAAGCGGGGAACCGGACGGGCAGGAGCTACTGGAGAACTGCGGTGTGTGCAAAAACCAACTGCGGGCGGACACGGAACCCCAGTTATTGCCCTGCCTGCACTCTGTGTGCCGGGACTGTCTCCCGCCTGCGACCCCTGCTCCTGAGCTGCCCAGCAACAGTGGAGACATGGCTTCAG CAGTAGTCAATTGCCCCGTATGCAAGCACCAGTGCTTCCAGAAGGACATTGTTGAGAACTACTTTCTGAAAGTGGATCCCTCCTCTGAACCTGTAACTGAAACAATTCAG AGATGTACCAGCTGTGATGACAATACTGTGGCAAATAGTTACTGCGTGGAGTGCACAGAGTGGCTGTGTGAGACCTGTGTGGAGGCACATCAGCGAGTGAAATACACAAAGGATCATACCATCAAAGTTAAaa GTTCTTCCAAAAAAGAAGCAGAGGGAACAGTTTATTGTCCTTTGCATAAAAATGAACCTCTCATGCTTTATTGTGAAACCTGTGATACTTTAACGTGCCGGGACTGCCAGCTACAGGGACACAAAGATCACCA GTACCAGTTTGTAGAGGATGCTGttaaaaatcaaagaaagataCTTTCTGCTTTGGTCAAGCGGCTGGGGGAAAAGCACACTTCTCTACAGAAATCTACTAAAGAGGCTCGAACTTC GATTCGTCAAGTGAGTGATTTGCAAAGGAGACTGCAAGTAGACGTAAAGATGGCAATCTTGCACATAATGAAGGAACTTAATAAACGTGGAAAACTTCTAGTGAATGATATGCAG aaagTCACAGAAGGACATCAGGATAAACTAGAAAAGCAGCACTGGGCTATGAACAAGTTGCAGAAGCATCAAGAGCACATCCTTAGGTTTGCTACGTGGGCCCTGGAAAGTGACAACAACACAGCCTTGTTGCTTTCAAAGAAACTG ATACATTTTCAGTTGCATCGTGCTCTAAAAGTTATTGTTGATCCGGTTGAGTCTTTGGGTGATTTAAAGTTCCAGTGGGACGCTGATACCTGGACAAAACATGCAGAGTTTTTTG GTAAAATCGTATCTGACAAAACAGGTGTTCTTCAGTCGTCTTCTGGATCGTTGGCAGCCCAGTCTATAAATTCTGCATCATCTCAG CAAATGGATGATTTTGGCTCTTCTGCAG AGGGAGTATCTTCTGGATTTGATACACTCATTGGCCAGAAAAG agGGCGTAGTTCCGAAGGGGGTGTAAATGAACTTTTAAAGAAAGTTCCTCGTGTCAGCTTAGAGCGCTTGGATGTGGACCTTAATCCTGACACTCAGCCACCAGTCTTCAAAGTTTTCCCAGGAAATACAAATGAAGATTATAATTTAATTGTAATTGAGAGGGGGAATCTTCCTGGAGAAGCAGTTGTGAag GAAGAAGCCATGGAAACGGGCATCCCTATCCCTACAACTGACCGCTCTGAAAAGTCTTTGGTCATTCGCCCAGACGGCTTGACAGAAACTCTGCCTCCTGCAATCCGCCCGCCTAGTGCAGCTAGTGATGCGGCTTCCTCTGATTTTAAAGGAGTGAGCAGCGGTGGATTATATGAAGGGGTCAGTGGTGCCCGTTGTAAAGTGTGTCAGAAGGAAGGAGTGCTGCTCACATGTGGCCAGTGTAGAAGCCTTTTCCACAGAGACTGCCACCTACCATCAGTCATGGAAATTACAAG TGGAGTGTGGAAGTGCATGTTATGCCAGGATCTCACCTCCAAAAATGATCAACCACCTGTAGATTCCAGTCGTCTGTCTCCATCTGATCAGAAG AAATGTGAACGTCTGTTGTTGGAAATGCTTTGTCATGAGCCTTGCCGGCCTTTCCACAGGTTATCCTCGGGTTCG GACAACGATCCTATGATTGACCTAACACTTATTCGTGCCAAACTGCAGCAGAAGCGATCCCCTTCCTATATCACACCTGAAGCTTTTGTTAGAGACGTGTGGGTGATGTTCAGAAACGTGAGCAAACTTGCAGAG GACAAAGCGGTGGTACAGTCGATCATTGAGCTGCAGTCTTTCTTCGAAGCAAGACTCAACCATCTTTTTGGAGACCGCAAGTTCTCCTGTCTCCTGAGGGATTTTTTAAGCGAGTCTGAGCAGCAAAGCGGTACACAAAGAAGTTCCCCAATGAGCACAACCAGCGAGAGCCTATCATCTGTCAGAAACAACACTGGGCAGGATTAA
- the trim28.L gene encoding tripartite motif containing 28 L homeolog isoform X1 — protein MSVAAARDKRSVQSTDNGNGGSGEPDGQELLENCGVCKNQLRADTEPQLLPCLHSVCRDCLPPATPAPELPSNSGDMASAVVNCPVCKHQCFQKDIVENYFLKVDPSSEPVTETIQRCTSCDDNTVANSYCVECTEWLCETCVEAHQRVKYTKDHTIKVKSSSKKEAEGTVYCPLHKNEPLMLYCETCDTLTCRDCQLQGHKDHQYQFVEDAVKNQRKILSALVKRLGEKHTSLQKSTKEARTSIRQVSDLQRRLQVDVKMAILHIMKELNKRGKLLVNDMQKVTEGHQDKLEKQHWAMNKLQKHQEHILRFATWALESDNNTALLLSKKLIHFQLHRALKVIVDPVESLGDLKFQWDADTWTKHAEFFGKIVSDKTGVLQSSSGSLAAQSINSASSQVLAPLTNFNPMVQNRARPGASLNQASPARAGTAGNFIQPMQQMDDFGSSAEGVSSGFDTLIGQKRGRSSEGGVNELLKKVPRVSLERLDVDLNPDTQPPVFKVFPGNTNEDYNLIVIERGNLPGEAVVKEEAMETGIPIPTTDRSEKSLVIRPDGLTETLPPAIRPPSAASDAASSDFKGVSSGGLYEGVSGARCKVCQKEGVLLTCGQCRSLFHRDCHLPSVMEITSGVWKCMLCQDLTSKNDQPPVDSSRLSPSDQKKCERLLLEMLCHEPCRPFHRLSSGSDNDPMIDLTLIRAKLQQKRSPSYITPEAFVRDVWVMFRNVSKLAEDKAVVQSIIELQSFFEARLNHLFGDRKFSCLLRDFLSESEQQSGTQRSSPMSTTSESLSSVRNNTGQD, from the exons ATGTCGGTAGCTGCAGCGCGTGACAAGCGGAGCGTCCAAAGCACCGACAATGGCAATGGAGGAAGCGGGGAACCGGACGGGCAGGAGCTACTGGAGAACTGCGGTGTGTGCAAAAACCAACTGCGGGCGGACACGGAACCCCAGTTATTGCCCTGCCTGCACTCTGTGTGCCGGGACTGTCTCCCGCCTGCGACCCCTGCTCCTGAGCTGCCCAGCAACAGTGGAGACATGGCTTCAG CAGTAGTCAATTGCCCCGTATGCAAGCACCAGTGCTTCCAGAAGGACATTGTTGAGAACTACTTTCTGAAAGTGGATCCCTCCTCTGAACCTGTAACTGAAACAATTCAG AGATGTACCAGCTGTGATGACAATACTGTGGCAAATAGTTACTGCGTGGAGTGCACAGAGTGGCTGTGTGAGACCTGTGTGGAGGCACATCAGCGAGTGAAATACACAAAGGATCATACCATCAAAGTTAAaa GTTCTTCCAAAAAAGAAGCAGAGGGAACAGTTTATTGTCCTTTGCATAAAAATGAACCTCTCATGCTTTATTGTGAAACCTGTGATACTTTAACGTGCCGGGACTGCCAGCTACAGGGACACAAAGATCACCA GTACCAGTTTGTAGAGGATGCTGttaaaaatcaaagaaagataCTTTCTGCTTTGGTCAAGCGGCTGGGGGAAAAGCACACTTCTCTACAGAAATCTACTAAAGAGGCTCGAACTTC GATTCGTCAAGTGAGTGATTTGCAAAGGAGACTGCAAGTAGACGTAAAGATGGCAATCTTGCACATAATGAAGGAACTTAATAAACGTGGAAAACTTCTAGTGAATGATATGCAG aaagTCACAGAAGGACATCAGGATAAACTAGAAAAGCAGCACTGGGCTATGAACAAGTTGCAGAAGCATCAAGAGCACATCCTTAGGTTTGCTACGTGGGCCCTGGAAAGTGACAACAACACAGCCTTGTTGCTTTCAAAGAAACTG ATACATTTTCAGTTGCATCGTGCTCTAAAAGTTATTGTTGATCCGGTTGAGTCTTTGGGTGATTTAAAGTTCCAGTGGGACGCTGATACCTGGACAAAACATGCAGAGTTTTTTG GTAAAATCGTATCTGACAAAACAGGTGTTCTTCAGTCGTCTTCTGGATCGTTGGCAGCCCAGTCTATAAATTCTGCATCATCTCAGGTGCTGGCTCCTCTTACTAACTTTAATCCAATGGTACAGAATCGAGCAAGGCCTGGTGCTTCCCTCAATCAAGCATCCCCAGCCAGAGCTGGTACAGCTGGCAACTTCATCCAGCCCATGCAG CAAATGGATGATTTTGGCTCTTCTGCAG AGGGAGTATCTTCTGGATTTGATACACTCATTGGCCAGAAAAG agGGCGTAGTTCCGAAGGGGGTGTAAATGAACTTTTAAAGAAAGTTCCTCGTGTCAGCTTAGAGCGCTTGGATGTGGACCTTAATCCTGACACTCAGCCACCAGTCTTCAAAGTTTTCCCAGGAAATACAAATGAAGATTATAATTTAATTGTAATTGAGAGGGGGAATCTTCCTGGAGAAGCAGTTGTGAag GAAGAAGCCATGGAAACGGGCATCCCTATCCCTACAACTGACCGCTCTGAAAAGTCTTTGGTCATTCGCCCAGACGGCTTGACAGAAACTCTGCCTCCTGCAATCCGCCCGCCTAGTGCAGCTAGTGATGCGGCTTCCTCTGATTTTAAAGGAGTGAGCAGCGGTGGATTATATGAAGGGGTCAGTGGTGCCCGTTGTAAAGTGTGTCAGAAGGAAGGAGTGCTGCTCACATGTGGCCAGTGTAGAAGCCTTTTCCACAGAGACTGCCACCTACCATCAGTCATGGAAATTACAAG TGGAGTGTGGAAGTGCATGTTATGCCAGGATCTCACCTCCAAAAATGATCAACCACCTGTAGATTCCAGTCGTCTGTCTCCATCTGATCAGAAG AAATGTGAACGTCTGTTGTTGGAAATGCTTTGTCATGAGCCTTGCCGGCCTTTCCACAGGTTATCCTCGGGTTCG GACAACGATCCTATGATTGACCTAACACTTATTCGTGCCAAACTGCAGCAGAAGCGATCCCCTTCCTATATCACACCTGAAGCTTTTGTTAGAGACGTGTGGGTGATGTTCAGAAACGTGAGCAAACTTGCAGAG GACAAAGCGGTGGTACAGTCGATCATTGAGCTGCAGTCTTTCTTCGAAGCAAGACTCAACCATCTTTTTGGAGACCGCAAGTTCTCCTGTCTCCTGAGGGATTTTTTAAGCGAGTCTGAGCAGCAAAGCGGTACACAAAGAAGTTCCCCAATGAGCACAACCAGCGAGAGCCTATCATCTGTCAGAAACAACACTGGGCAGGATTAA
- the trim28.L gene encoding tripartite motif containing 28 L homeolog isoform X2 translates to MSVAAARDKRSVQSTDNGNGGSGEPDGQELLENCGVCKNQLRADTEPQLLPCLHSVCRDCLPPATPAPELPSNSGDMASVVNCPVCKHQCFQKDIVENYFLKVDPSSEPVTETIQRCTSCDDNTVANSYCVECTEWLCETCVEAHQRVKYTKDHTIKVKSSSKKEAEGTVYCPLHKNEPLMLYCETCDTLTCRDCQLQGHKDHQYQFVEDAVKNQRKILSALVKRLGEKHTSLQKSTKEARTSIRQVSDLQRRLQVDVKMAILHIMKELNKRGKLLVNDMQKVTEGHQDKLEKQHWAMNKLQKHQEHILRFATWALESDNNTALLLSKKLIHFQLHRALKVIVDPVESLGDLKFQWDADTWTKHAEFFGKIVSDKTGVLQSSSGSLAAQSINSASSQVLAPLTNFNPMVQNRARPGASLNQASPARAGTAGNFIQPMQQMDDFGSSAEGVSSGFDTLIGQKRGRSSEGGVNELLKKVPRVSLERLDVDLNPDTQPPVFKVFPGNTNEDYNLIVIERGNLPGEAVVKEEAMETGIPIPTTDRSEKSLVIRPDGLTETLPPAIRPPSAASDAASSDFKGVSSGGLYEGVSGARCKVCQKEGVLLTCGQCRSLFHRDCHLPSVMEITSGVWKCMLCQDLTSKNDQPPVDSSRLSPSDQKKCERLLLEMLCHEPCRPFHRLSSGSDNDPMIDLTLIRAKLQQKRSPSYITPEAFVRDVWVMFRNVSKLAEDKAVVQSIIELQSFFEARLNHLFGDRKFSCLLRDFLSESEQQSGTQRSSPMSTTSESLSSVRNNTGQD, encoded by the exons ATGTCGGTAGCTGCAGCGCGTGACAAGCGGAGCGTCCAAAGCACCGACAATGGCAATGGAGGAAGCGGGGAACCGGACGGGCAGGAGCTACTGGAGAACTGCGGTGTGTGCAAAAACCAACTGCGGGCGGACACGGAACCCCAGTTATTGCCCTGCCTGCACTCTGTGTGCCGGGACTGTCTCCCGCCTGCGACCCCTGCTCCTGAGCTGCCCAGCAACAGTGGAGACATGGCTTCAG TAGTCAATTGCCCCGTATGCAAGCACCAGTGCTTCCAGAAGGACATTGTTGAGAACTACTTTCTGAAAGTGGATCCCTCCTCTGAACCTGTAACTGAAACAATTCAG AGATGTACCAGCTGTGATGACAATACTGTGGCAAATAGTTACTGCGTGGAGTGCACAGAGTGGCTGTGTGAGACCTGTGTGGAGGCACATCAGCGAGTGAAATACACAAAGGATCATACCATCAAAGTTAAaa GTTCTTCCAAAAAAGAAGCAGAGGGAACAGTTTATTGTCCTTTGCATAAAAATGAACCTCTCATGCTTTATTGTGAAACCTGTGATACTTTAACGTGCCGGGACTGCCAGCTACAGGGACACAAAGATCACCA GTACCAGTTTGTAGAGGATGCTGttaaaaatcaaagaaagataCTTTCTGCTTTGGTCAAGCGGCTGGGGGAAAAGCACACTTCTCTACAGAAATCTACTAAAGAGGCTCGAACTTC GATTCGTCAAGTGAGTGATTTGCAAAGGAGACTGCAAGTAGACGTAAAGATGGCAATCTTGCACATAATGAAGGAACTTAATAAACGTGGAAAACTTCTAGTGAATGATATGCAG aaagTCACAGAAGGACATCAGGATAAACTAGAAAAGCAGCACTGGGCTATGAACAAGTTGCAGAAGCATCAAGAGCACATCCTTAGGTTTGCTACGTGGGCCCTGGAAAGTGACAACAACACAGCCTTGTTGCTTTCAAAGAAACTG ATACATTTTCAGTTGCATCGTGCTCTAAAAGTTATTGTTGATCCGGTTGAGTCTTTGGGTGATTTAAAGTTCCAGTGGGACGCTGATACCTGGACAAAACATGCAGAGTTTTTTG GTAAAATCGTATCTGACAAAACAGGTGTTCTTCAGTCGTCTTCTGGATCGTTGGCAGCCCAGTCTATAAATTCTGCATCATCTCAGGTGCTGGCTCCTCTTACTAACTTTAATCCAATGGTACAGAATCGAGCAAGGCCTGGTGCTTCCCTCAATCAAGCATCCCCAGCCAGAGCTGGTACAGCTGGCAACTTCATCCAGCCCATGCAG CAAATGGATGATTTTGGCTCTTCTGCAG AGGGAGTATCTTCTGGATTTGATACACTCATTGGCCAGAAAAG agGGCGTAGTTCCGAAGGGGGTGTAAATGAACTTTTAAAGAAAGTTCCTCGTGTCAGCTTAGAGCGCTTGGATGTGGACCTTAATCCTGACACTCAGCCACCAGTCTTCAAAGTTTTCCCAGGAAATACAAATGAAGATTATAATTTAATTGTAATTGAGAGGGGGAATCTTCCTGGAGAAGCAGTTGTGAag GAAGAAGCCATGGAAACGGGCATCCCTATCCCTACAACTGACCGCTCTGAAAAGTCTTTGGTCATTCGCCCAGACGGCTTGACAGAAACTCTGCCTCCTGCAATCCGCCCGCCTAGTGCAGCTAGTGATGCGGCTTCCTCTGATTTTAAAGGAGTGAGCAGCGGTGGATTATATGAAGGGGTCAGTGGTGCCCGTTGTAAAGTGTGTCAGAAGGAAGGAGTGCTGCTCACATGTGGCCAGTGTAGAAGCCTTTTCCACAGAGACTGCCACCTACCATCAGTCATGGAAATTACAAG TGGAGTGTGGAAGTGCATGTTATGCCAGGATCTCACCTCCAAAAATGATCAACCACCTGTAGATTCCAGTCGTCTGTCTCCATCTGATCAGAAG AAATGTGAACGTCTGTTGTTGGAAATGCTTTGTCATGAGCCTTGCCGGCCTTTCCACAGGTTATCCTCGGGTTCG GACAACGATCCTATGATTGACCTAACACTTATTCGTGCCAAACTGCAGCAGAAGCGATCCCCTTCCTATATCACACCTGAAGCTTTTGTTAGAGACGTGTGGGTGATGTTCAGAAACGTGAGCAAACTTGCAGAG GACAAAGCGGTGGTACAGTCGATCATTGAGCTGCAGTCTTTCTTCGAAGCAAGACTCAACCATCTTTTTGGAGACCGCAAGTTCTCCTGTCTCCTGAGGGATTTTTTAAGCGAGTCTGAGCAGCAAAGCGGTACACAAAGAAGTTCCCCAATGAGCACAACCAGCGAGAGCCTATCATCTGTCAGAAACAACACTGGGCAGGATTAA